The Quercus robur chromosome 7, dhQueRobu3.1, whole genome shotgun sequence genome has a segment encoding these proteins:
- the LOC126690812 gene encoding thaumatin-like protein 1, whose translation MESQLLLGLALAFLFFSGAHSTTFTIKNRCRHTIWPATLTGAGPQLSSTGFELASGASKTLNIPSGWSGRVWARSRCHIVKGKFICGTADCASGQVSCNGAGAIPPASLVEFTLSGYNGQDFYDVSLVDGFNLPVSITPLGGSASCKRTSCRGNINRVCPPAMAVRGHRGKVIACKSPCLAFNQPQYCCTGNYGTPDKCPPTNYSKIFKHQCPQAYSYAYDDKTSTFTCTGGANYLITFCA comes from the exons ATGGAAAGCCAATTACTCCTCGGCCTTGCCTTGGCTTTCCTCTTCTTTTCTG GAGCTCACTCAACCACATTCACAATCAAAAACAGGTGCCGCCACACAATATGGCCAGCAACCCTAACAGGCGCCGGGCCTCAATTATCATCAACTGGTTTTGAGCTAGCTTCGGGGGCTTCAAAAACCCTTAACATTCCTTCTGGGTGGTCAGGCCGAGTATGGGCTCGATCCCGTTGCCACATTGTTAAGGGCAAGTTCATTTGTGGCACAGCCGACTGTGCCTCTGGCCAGGTCTCATGCAATGGTGCTGGTGCAATTCCACCAGCTTCATTAGTAGAGTTTACCTTATCAGGTTATAATGGACAAGACTTCTACGATGTTAGCCTCGTCGACGGGTTCAACTTGCCTGTATCGATAACCCCACTAGGCGGTTCAGCCAGTTGTAAAAGAACGAGCTGCAGAGGCAATATAAACCGGGTCTGCCCTCCGGCGATGGCGGTGAGAGGACATCGTGGGAAAGTGATTGCTTGCAAGAGCCCGTGTCTGGCTTTCAATCAGCCACAATATTGTTGCACTGGTAATTATGGTACCCCAGATAAATGTCCTCCTACTAACTATTCTAAGATTTTCAAGCATCAGTGCCCTCAAGCATACAGCTATGCCTATGATGACAAAACTAGCACATTTACTTGCACTGGTGGAGCTAATTATCTTATTACATTCTGTGCATAA